DNA from Triplophysa rosa linkage group LG12, Trosa_1v2, whole genome shotgun sequence:
ATGTTTGCCCTAATAGTTTCTTTCTCAGAAAACAAGATAATGGAAGGACAAGTGATCCAGTTGGAGGATGGATCTGCCGCATATGTCCAGCATCTACCAATGTCTAAAACAGGTATCTCACATTAAAAGTTCATTGCATTGCCACTGAAGGCATAAGAAACTGTACTGGCCCAGTCATTGTAATAGAAGCAGCTTCATTGTTAGTGTCTGTTGGTAGCAGATCTTTCAGCCTAGATGTTTCAAGTAGCCACTTAAATGTCTATTTGTACacatatttcataaataatacTTTATAGGTGGAGAAGGATTACGGCTAGAGGATGGACAGGCTGTGCAACTGGAAGATGGAACAACTGCCTACATTCATGCCCCAAAAGGTCTGTCTCTGTGCATTTATCTGCTCTTGTTGTTTCAAGATACTTTGCTTTCCTGTAGTTTATTTCTAGCATTTGAAGTTAGTTTGCATTAGTTATATGAAATCAAATTACTAACACAATTCTGATCTTTTTAGAAACGTACGATCAGGGCAGTTTACAGGCGGTTCAGTTAGAGGATGGCACCACTGCATATATACAGCATATGCCACAATCCAACACCATTTTAGCCATCCAGGCAGATGGCACGGTAGCAGATTTGCAGACGGAGGGTACCATTGATGCTGAGACCATCAGTGTGCTGGAGCAATACTCTACAAAGGTTAGGATCATATCAATTTAACAATAGGTGTCCATGATAATAATGAAGAAAGAGTTatgtaaaaatcacaaaatgtcagtaaacaaaaatctgaaaattgTTGTTTTTCCGGCAGATGGAGGCTACAGAATGTAGCACAGGGCTACTCGGTCGTAGGGACTCTGATGGTGTCCATATGCAGGTAAGGTTTCCCATTCCATCCCAAACAGATACTCGTTTtgtttccatttcttttttttgtaaaactggtTAATTCCTGTGTTCTCAGATTGTACTGCAGGGTCAGGACTGCAGGTCACCTAGAATTCAACATGTTGGGGAAAAGGCCTTCCGATGTGAACATGAAGGATGTGGAAAACTCTATACCACTGCTCATCATCTAAAGGTAAAAGCACATCATATGTTACATACAACATaaagatggatagatagataaaGTATGTGCACCATTTTTTCAAGCCTTTTTGTGTACATATGTGAGCTTAAAGTGACATTGTGTGTGGCATTCTGAACGTTCCCAGGTACACGAAAGGTCGCATACGGGAGACAAGCCGTACATTTGCGACCAGATAGGATGTGGAAAGAAATTTGCAACAGGTAATTATTTTGCCATgagaacatttttttcatttctcaatCAACTTTGATTGGGTTAATCATGGTTCTTCCCTGCTGTCTTTAGGTTATGGCCTTAAGAGTCACATCCGAacacacactggagagaaaccataTCGCTGTCAGGAACTCAACTGCCTCAAGTCTTTCAAAACATCCGGAGacctacaaaaacacacacggaCACATACAGGTAAGTTTCATATCAGGCTGTCCCACATTAAGTTTCAGTAATAACAACAAAGGcattcacaaaaacaaatttaatgtgtttgttaaatttgcgtgtttgtgttttcGTAGGTGAAAAGCCATTTAAATGTCCATTTGAAGGTTGTGGAAGATCGTTCACCACATCCAACATTCGCAAGGTTCACATCCGTACTCACACAGGCGAGAGGCCATATTACTGCTCTGAGCCCAACTGCGGAAGGGCCTTCGCAAGTGCCACAAACTACAAaaaccacatgagaattcacacaggTACCTGCTGTACATCTTTTGTCTCTCTAAGATCAAATGAAGAGTGAAGTCGTAAATAAGAAAAAGTGTACGAAATCTTTGAATCACTTCCGGAGATCACAATGATCCTAATTGTATTTGTGTGATCACTTCCAGGAGAGAAGCCTTACGTTTGCACTGTGCCTGGCTGTGACAAACGCTTCACAGAGTACTCCAGCCTGTACAAGCACCATGTGGTTCATACACCCTGCAAACCCTACAACTGTAATCACTGCGGAAAGACGTATAAGCAAATCTCCACCCTGGCCATGCATAAACGTACAGCTCATAATGACACAGAGCCCATAGAGGAAGAACAAGAAGGCTATTTTGAGCCTCCTGCAGGTTAGTTCCATTTGGAATTGTCCGACAGCACAGTTTAATCTGGAAAGGAAAGAATATTCTAGATTTTACCTAACTAAAATTGGAATCTACATCATTTTCAGAGGCCGTTGATGATCCTGGGTTAATGTATACACCTACAGAGGTGGAGGATGACTCTGGGTCCGAGCAGGTATTGGGTGGATCAGAGGTCACACGACAACATCATGTGGCTCTTATATCCCATGATGGCACACAACaggtaaatacagtttattaattattattaatgaccTTTACcgtacattttaaataatgtgtACAAAGGAAACAAAAAAATTGCCTTTTGGCCGCTCAGGTTCTTTCTCAGGCAGATATGCAGGCTATGGGTGGCACGATAACCATGGTAACACAAGAGGGAACCACCATAACTATCCCAGCACATGAAGCAATGCTTTCGTCAGGAGGGGCACATTCTGTTACCATGGTTTCTGCAGATGGCACAGAGGGACAGGTAGGGGTCGCCACTTGATCTTTCCATATTATACTACGTAAGGTCTTATTTTGTtaactttgtttctgttttaggTGGCGATTGTGACACCAGACCTGTCTGCGTACCAGACAGAAGACGGGGAGCTTGTGCAGGATCATGAACAGCACATAGTTTCCACAAGCCAACACCCAGTCACACTGCTGGCTACCTCTAATGGCACACACATTGCTGTCCAGGTATGGAAAGGTTaccacacaaaacaaacactgtcTTTCACACTCAGAAACACAAATGGGAGAGGTCGCAGTCTTTAAATAGTATATTTACATTAGCTGTGAGTAAAACATTCCGTTAATGTTTTACTCTGTTTGTTGGGGATTGTGTCCTTCTCTCCTTAAGGGTGTGGTTCTGTAGGTCTAATTTATGGAGATCCTtggatttaaaaatgtactgtaaaattAATTCAAGATAAGCctgataaaatgtgtttatCTCACTGCATACCTTATATCAATGGCGATCGTTTTATGCTTTATCTTTTAAACCAAATACACTTAATTAACTTTATCAAGCACCTTTTAGTTATAGATTTGAGCTATTGATGTATTTAACGGATCCAATAGTTGATCATCAACTGTAGAATTGTTTCCTTCACTAATGGAAAACAAATTGAGCAACTCTAGTCCAATCAACTATGTATTTATCTTTACATTGGCTTACTCATCTATTCTGATTAATGAGCTGTTGTTGTCAAAATAGCAGAAGTGAGTCGTTGTGGGGGAGAGTGACCCTGTACTTGGAGGGTGGGTGGTGAGGATTGCTTGCTGGGGAACATGTTGAATGCAAATGTTTAACTAATGTATTGTAAGTGTGGACAAAGTATTGTCATGGGTAAAGTTGTATTAAATTTGACCTctaatgaataaacatttcccCTTTCTTAGCTGAGTGATCAACCCTCCCTAGAAGAAGCCATCAGAATAGCATCAAGAATACAGCAAGGAGAAACCCCTGGAATGGAAGATTAAGTTATGTAACTTATTGCCACTATGAACTAAACTCCTCAAGGTTgtgtctgagtgtgtgtgtgtgtgtgtatgtgtgtgtgtgagtattAAAAACCTGTCAagcatcatatttttttttaaatgctgacatcacgattgttataaaaaaatggaagatatttttgtgtgtatatgtacaTAACTGTTTTAAGACTAGAGTTTTTTTCTGTATATATTTGATTATGCTATTTTTTGCAATCTGCTGATAAAATGAACAGAATTATAATTagaaaaagaaatgtgttgtttgtgtgtgttatttttatgttgaattAATTGTTCTGATAATTCTGAGTAGTTGTTCTACTTTAATTTATGTGATTATAGTTACAGTTGGTAGGAAAAATAAGACATCACTGTTGTATTCAACTAATTTACAGTTTTAAGATGTATTTTGCAAATAGGTCAAGTTAATATTGTGATGAAAATATCATTAGTGAAACTAACGGGCTGTTTAAGTAATAGGTATTGGTAACTGATTAACGTTACCCGTCATCCATTTCTATTGGAGAAGACCATAAACAAAACCATGTGGCTCATTTACACCACCAACCCACGCTTTTCGTGAAAACAGccattaaatgtttaatgtaatcagatttacttaatttaacgTGTTCCTCCGTCACCAAAAACGAATAACAATGTGCCATTCCGACGCCCATTTTCAGTAATCCGGCCTCTGATCAATTGAAAGGATGAAACGATGGATTACATGGATGAAACGATGGATTACAtagatgaaagaaagaaattcgCGCCAAATTGAAGTCACAGTCAGTCACCAGTTTTGGAGGAGGAGCTTGTGACGTAGCACACAGGGGACCGCCTTTCTT
Protein-coding regions in this window:
- the znf143b gene encoding zinc finger protein 143 isoform X2; translated protein: MLLAQVNRDTQGMEFQSVDGDPQQVTLCLTEAVTVADDNIEGIDTVSLQAVTLVDGSTAYIQHSPKENKIMEGQVIQLEDGSAAYVQHLPMSKTGGEGLRLEDGQAVQLEDGTTAYIHAPKETYDQGSLQAVQLEDGTTAYIQHMPQSNTILAIQADGTVADLQTEGTIDAETISVLEQYSTKMEATECSTGLLGRRDSDGVHMQIVLQGQDCRSPRIQHVGEKAFRCEHEGCGKLYTTAHHLKVHERSHTGDKPYICDQIGCGKKFATGYGLKSHIRTHTGEKPYRCQELNCLKSFKTSGDLQKHTRTHTGEKPFKCPFEGCGRSFTTSNIRKVHIRTHTGERPYYCSEPNCGRAFASATNYKNHMRIHTGEKPYVCTVPGCDKRFTEYSSLYKHHVVHTPCKPYNCNHCGKTYKQISTLAMHKRTAHNDTEPIEEEQEGYFEPPAEAVDDPGLMYTPTEVEDDSGSEQVLGGSEVTRQHHVALISHDGTQQVLSQADMQAMGGTITMVTQEGTTITIPAHEAMLSSGGAHSVTMVSADGTEGQVAIVTPDLSAYQTEDGELVQDHEQHIVSTSQHPVTLLATSNGTHIAVQLSDQPSLEEAIRIASRIQQGETPGMED
- the znf143b gene encoding zinc finger protein 143 isoform X1; amino-acid sequence: MLLAQVNRDTQGMEFQSVDGDPQQVTLCLTEAVTVADDNIEGIDTVSLQAVTLVDGSTAYIQHSPKVSFSENKIMEGQVIQLEDGSAAYVQHLPMSKTGGEGLRLEDGQAVQLEDGTTAYIHAPKETYDQGSLQAVQLEDGTTAYIQHMPQSNTILAIQADGTVADLQTEGTIDAETISVLEQYSTKMEATECSTGLLGRRDSDGVHMQIVLQGQDCRSPRIQHVGEKAFRCEHEGCGKLYTTAHHLKVHERSHTGDKPYICDQIGCGKKFATGYGLKSHIRTHTGEKPYRCQELNCLKSFKTSGDLQKHTRTHTGEKPFKCPFEGCGRSFTTSNIRKVHIRTHTGERPYYCSEPNCGRAFASATNYKNHMRIHTGEKPYVCTVPGCDKRFTEYSSLYKHHVVHTPCKPYNCNHCGKTYKQISTLAMHKRTAHNDTEPIEEEQEGYFEPPAEAVDDPGLMYTPTEVEDDSGSEQVLGGSEVTRQHHVALISHDGTQQVLSQADMQAMGGTITMVTQEGTTITIPAHEAMLSSGGAHSVTMVSADGTEGQVAIVTPDLSAYQTEDGELVQDHEQHIVSTSQHPVTLLATSNGTHIAVQLSDQPSLEEAIRIASRIQQGETPGMED